The following are encoded together in the Cynocephalus volans isolate mCynVol1 chromosome 4, mCynVol1.pri, whole genome shotgun sequence genome:
- the NKAPD1 gene encoding uncharacterized protein NKAPD1 isoform X1 — MSRVPLGKVLLRNVIRHTDAHNKIQEESDMWKIRELEKQMEDAYQGTKRKMLPSSSSRMRSDGFDEESQRDYWRPKNEISGTLEDDFLKAKSWNKKLYDYEANMPDRWGHSGYKELYPEEFETDSDQQDITNGKKTSPQVKSSTHESHKHKKSKKSHKKKQKKRSHKKQKKSKKEATDITADSSSEFSEETGASSTKKRKQPHKRKKKSRKKSLKKSVLFLEAESDTSQTDDSASSSSEESEERDTKKTKRKKKDKKVHIPIANNEIQERTNKRTNWKVAKDERSAESSEDD; from the exons aTTCAGGAGGAATCAGATATGTGGAAAATAAGAGAACTGGAGAAACAGATGGAAGATGCTTACCAGGGCACCAAAAGGAAAATGTTACCCAGCAGTTCAAG CCGGATGCGTAGTGATGGTTTTGATGAAGAAAGTCAAAGAGACTATTGGAGGCCAAAGAATGAAATTTCTGGGACACTGGAAGATGATTTTCTTAAGGCTAAATCCTGGAACAAGAAGTTATATGATTATGAAGCTAATATGCCTGACAG ATGGGGTCACAGTGGTTATAAAGAGTTATACCCTGAAGAATTTGAAACAGACAG TGATCAGCAAGATATTACCAATGGGAAAAAAACATCTCCCCAGGTAAAATCATCTACCCACGAATCCCACAAGCACAAGAAGTCAAAGAAATCCcacaaaaaaaagcagaaaaaaaggtcacacaaaaaacagaagaaaagcaaaaaggaagcCACAGATATAACAGCAGATTCCTCAAGTGAGTTCTCAGAAGAAACTGGGGCTTCCAGtaccaagaaaaggaaacaaccaCATAAACGCAAGAAAAAATCCAGGAAAAAGTCTCTcaaaaaatctgttttattcttAGAGGCAGAAAGTGACACTTCCCAGACAGATGACTCAGCATCTAGCAGTTCTGAGGAAAGTGAGGAAAGAGACACTaagaaaactaaaaggaaaaagaaagataaaaaagtcCATATCCCTATAGCTAACAATGAAATACAGGAGAGGACAAACAAACGCACAAATTGGAAAGTGGCCAAAGATGAAAGGTCTGCTGAGAGCTCAGAAGATGACTAA
- the NKAPD1 gene encoding uncharacterized protein NKAPD1 isoform X2 gives MLTRAPKGKCYPAVQGEVAALRTKIILIFFKITNFCLKTFCRMRSDGFDEESQRDYWRPKNEISGTLEDDFLKAKSWNKKLYDYEANMPDRWGHSGYKELYPEEFETDSDQQDITNGKKTSPQVKSSTHESHKHKKSKKSHKKKQKKRSHKKQKKSKKEATDITADSSSEFSEETGASSTKKRKQPHKRKKKSRKKSLKKSVLFLEAESDTSQTDDSASSSSEESEERDTKKTKRKKKDKKVHIPIANNEIQERTNKRTNWKVAKDERSAESSEDD, from the exons ATGCTTACCAGGGCACCAAAAGGAAAATGTTACCCAGCAGTTCAAGGTGAAGTTGCAGCTCTGAGAACCAAAATCATTCTCATCTTTTTCAAAATCACcaacttttgtttaaaaacattttg CCGGATGCGTAGTGATGGTTTTGATGAAGAAAGTCAAAGAGACTATTGGAGGCCAAAGAATGAAATTTCTGGGACACTGGAAGATGATTTTCTTAAGGCTAAATCCTGGAACAAGAAGTTATATGATTATGAAGCTAATATGCCTGACAG ATGGGGTCACAGTGGTTATAAAGAGTTATACCCTGAAGAATTTGAAACAGACAG TGATCAGCAAGATATTACCAATGGGAAAAAAACATCTCCCCAGGTAAAATCATCTACCCACGAATCCCACAAGCACAAGAAGTCAAAGAAATCCcacaaaaaaaagcagaaaaaaaggtcacacaaaaaacagaagaaaagcaaaaaggaagcCACAGATATAACAGCAGATTCCTCAAGTGAGTTCTCAGAAGAAACTGGGGCTTCCAGtaccaagaaaaggaaacaaccaCATAAACGCAAGAAAAAATCCAGGAAAAAGTCTCTcaaaaaatctgttttattcttAGAGGCAGAAAGTGACACTTCCCAGACAGATGACTCAGCATCTAGCAGTTCTGAGGAAAGTGAGGAAAGAGACACTaagaaaactaaaaggaaaaagaaagataaaaaagtcCATATCCCTATAGCTAACAATGAAATACAGGAGAGGACAAACAAACGCACAAATTGGAAAGTGGCCAAAGATGAAAGGTCTGCTGAGAGCTCAGAAGATGACTAA
- the TIMM8B gene encoding mitochondrial import inner membrane translocase subunit Tim8 B — protein MAELGEADEAELQRLVAAEQQKAQFTAQVHHFMELCWDKCVEKPGNRLDSRTENCLSSCVDRFIDTTLAITSRFAQIVQKGGQ, from the exons ATGGCGGAGCTGGGTGAGGCGGACGAAGCGGAGTTACAGCGCCTGGTGGCGGCCGAACAACAGAAGGCGCAGTTCACTGCACAG gtCCATCACTTCATGGAGCTATGCTGGGATAAATGTGTGGAAAAGCCAGGGAATCGCCTAGACTCTCGCACTGAAAATTGTCTCTCTAGCTGTGTGGACCGCTTCATTGACACTACTCTTGCCATCACCAGTCGGTTTGCCCAGATTGTACAGAAAGGAGGGCAATAG